Proteins from one Carcharodon carcharias isolate sCarCar2 chromosome 19, sCarCar2.pri, whole genome shotgun sequence genomic window:
- the LOC121291272 gene encoding uncharacterized protein LOC121291272, whose amino-acid sequence MYLEVSTDQRNTQRLHMIQKSGFQTFAARINQRVQKYDFGLTVFPDRLTVSSVRSEMTPLFIYSFTISGSFGIDAEKFAVIQKVLAIVAEEGQTVLLPCDYTANISKPIGSYSWYKGARNGTEVSNRTAVYRGRVYRTSMDFASTGDASIFIKDVGVNDSGVYYCEVVMFQLGVEYGAGTQLTVRRIDAEKFVVIQKVLAIVAEEGQTVLLSCDYTANISKPIGSYSWYKGARNGTEVSNRTAVYRGRVYRASMDFASTGDASIFIKDVGVNDSGVYYCEVVMLQLGVEYGAGTQLTVRSSVLVELNAAITANAKLHIVRGVIIIILIIAIFFWRIRVILWKFWTIERSRRSNIPWATMFRVKVEQDSFNLNDVEMHRVRGYSELNAQ is encoded by the exons ATGTATTTGGAGGTGAGCACCGACCAACGAAATACACAGCGGCTTCACATGATACAG AAATCCGGCTTTCAAACGTTTGCTGCTCGAATTAACCAGCGAGTCCAAAAATATGATTTTGGACTGACGGTGTTTCCAGACAGACTTACAGTCTCTTCCGTCCGCTCTGAGATGACTCCATTGTTTATCTACAGTTTCACAATCAGTGGGTCATTTG GAATTGATGCTGAGAAGTTCGCAGTCATTCAAAAGGTGCTCGCTATTGTGGCTGAGGAAGGGCAGACAGTCCTCCTCCCCTGTGACTACACAGCCAACATCTCCAAGCCGATAGGCTCTTATAGCTGGTACAAAGGCGCGAGGAATGGAACAGAAGTTTCCAACAGAACAGCTGTGTACAGAGGACGGGTCTACAGGACCAGCATGGATTTTGCTAGTACCGGAGATGCCTCCATTTTCATCAAGGATGTGGGAGTGAACGATTCAGGGGTGTATTACTGTGAAGTGGTGATGTTTCAACTGGGTGTGGAATATGGAGCAGGAACTCAACTCACCGTGAGAA GAATTGACGCTGAGAAGTTTGTAGTCATTCAAAAGGTGCTCGCTATTGTGGCTGAGGAAGGGCAGACAGTCCTCCTCTCCTGTGACTACACAGCCAACATCTCCAAGCCAATAGGCTCTTATAGCTGGTACAAAGGCGCGAGGAATGGAACAGAAGTTTCCAACAGAACAGCGGTGTACAGAGGACGGGTCTACAGGGCCAGCATGGATTTTGCTAGTACCGGAGATGCCTCCATTTTCATCAAGGACGTGGGAGTGAACGATTCAGGGGTGTATTACTGTGAAGTGGTGATGCTTCAACTGGGTGTGGAATATGGAGCAGGAACTCAACTCACCGTGAGAA GCTCAGTGCTGGTTGAACTGAACGCAGCAATAACTGCAAACGCCAAGCTGCATATTGTCAGAGGAGTGATTATTATCATCTTGATCATCGCCATTTTCTTCTGGAGAATCAGAG TTATCTTGTGGAAATTCTGGACCATTGAGCGATCAAGAAGGAGTAACATACCCTGGGCCACTATGTTCCGAGTGAAGGTCGAACAGGATAGCTTCAATCTTAATGATGTTGAGATGCACAGGGTTCGGGGCTATTCAGAACTTAATGCCCAGTAG